The following proteins are co-located in the Maridesulfovibrio sp. genome:
- a CDS encoding radical SAM protein, which produces MIDIAFPITSRCNLRCPSCPADELADNQKLRHTPLNTCEKIFSRMVELFGTNVSLKLYTFNEPLLHPDILGVLDLVQKNGLTCEISTNLNVNCDLASVLSHPAITRVDVSVSGYTQETYSKGHKGGNISRVIENLHSIKNYPQSKKVHIKFHKYSDNYRDYIEFKKLSEDWGFNFDPTTAIYMLTWDYFLDLMNSAEHRFPPRAEEVFPRLINAKHWKPTLTDKLQDIPCHFQSQVLYLNYIGDIYTCCQTGYSRELLIGNIFQHSSAEIFKKKKESSICKICKQNGLHVEAVLKQMLFSKPVSAEEQHKIEEQWIAFLNKDTNKKTAPVYIYGAGWFGNRLYQLLKANQINTLGFIDDDPKKAGQTKFGLDIKTMKSIPPKELAAADIVMFMAVSAETLANLKKKTYEYCGKEPYSFLEYITILSS; this is translated from the coding sequence ATGATAGACATCGCCTTTCCCATTACCAGTCGCTGCAATCTTCGCTGTCCGTCATGTCCAGCGGACGAATTAGCTGACAATCAAAAGCTAAGACATACCCCTCTGAACACATGCGAAAAGATCTTCTCCCGAATGGTAGAACTTTTTGGAACGAATGTGTCACTTAAACTTTATACATTTAACGAGCCTCTTCTACACCCCGACATTCTTGGTGTTTTGGATCTTGTCCAGAAGAATGGGCTAACATGTGAGATAAGCACAAACCTTAATGTTAATTGTGATCTTGCAAGCGTTCTATCACATCCGGCCATAACAAGAGTGGATGTATCTGTTTCTGGATACACGCAAGAAACTTATTCCAAGGGTCATAAAGGCGGAAATATAAGCCGTGTTATTGAAAATCTACACTCGATTAAAAATTATCCTCAATCTAAAAAAGTCCATATCAAATTTCATAAATATTCAGACAATTATCGGGACTATATAGAATTCAAAAAGCTAAGCGAAGACTGGGGGTTCAATTTCGACCCGACAACCGCTATATACATGCTTACTTGGGATTATTTTTTAGACCTTATGAATTCAGCAGAACACCGTTTTCCTCCAAGGGCGGAGGAGGTTTTTCCACGACTTATCAATGCAAAACATTGGAAGCCCACCCTGACAGACAAACTTCAAGACATTCCGTGTCACTTTCAAAGTCAGGTTCTTTATTTAAATTATATTGGAGACATATATACATGCTGCCAGACTGGATACAGTAGAGAGTTATTAATCGGAAATATCTTTCAACATAGTTCAGCTGAAATTTTCAAAAAGAAAAAGGAATCTTCGATATGCAAAATATGCAAACAGAACGGCCTTCATGTAGAGGCTGTTTTGAAACAAATGCTTTTCAGTAAACCTGTTTCAGCCGAAGAACAACACAAAATTGAAGAACAATGGATTGCTTTTTTAAATAAAGACACTAACAAAAAGACCGCTCCCGTATATATTTATGGCGCAGGATGGTTTGGCAACAGATTATACCAACTACTAAAAGCTAACCAGATTAATACATTGGGTTTTATAGATGATGATCCTAAAAAAGCAGGCCAGACAAAATTCGGTTTGGACATTAAGACCATGAAAAGCATTCCGCCTAAAGAATTGGCCGCAGCAGACATAGTCATGTTTATGGCAGTATCAGCAGAAACACTGGCAAATCTCAAAAAGAAAACTTATGAGTATTGCGGCAAAGAACCATACAGCTTTCTTGAATACATAACAATATTATCCAGCTAA
- a CDS encoding methyltransferase domain-containing protein, with translation MSNQNKPDLTLESICCPVCKSCRAKFIFSRQDHSRMVSKYSFPVVQCEECGMGYLQQRPTQETMPVFYPKSFYIANKARYVTDTISDRKLKMVTQFTEKGSLLDIGCAGGEFVDYASKDKWDAHGYEWSDLPDSTCSDRILHGRIQEAYSNRQFDVLTAWAVLEHALNLEELMTEAVKRLRPGGLFVSLVTNFDSIPGRWMQQDDIPRHVNLFTPKSLSLLLEQHGLEPISWDYGNSIYSGSHRGMLVFLVKRLLGESMDSIVAQHRQPGRRKEFCDMLHGKPSRLIYYLSRLDNKLAPTIDAIATRLRRGMIMTCIAKKK, from the coding sequence ATGTCTAACCAGAATAAACCTGACCTTACACTTGAATCGATATGCTGCCCTGTATGCAAAAGTTGCCGTGCAAAATTTATATTTTCGCGTCAGGATCATTCGCGGATGGTGAGTAAATATAGCTTCCCTGTTGTGCAATGTGAAGAATGCGGCATGGGCTATCTACAACAACGACCTACACAAGAAACCATGCCTGTTTTTTACCCAAAATCTTTTTATATCGCCAACAAAGCCCGTTATGTTACTGACACTATTTCAGACCGTAAACTTAAAATGGTTACCCAATTCACAGAAAAGGGCAGCCTTCTCGATATTGGGTGCGCAGGAGGAGAGTTCGTTGATTATGCATCTAAAGACAAATGGGATGCACATGGTTACGAATGGTCAGATCTGCCCGACAGCACCTGTTCAGATAGAATTCTCCACGGTAGAATACAAGAGGCCTATTCGAACAGACAATTTGATGTTCTAACAGCGTGGGCTGTACTTGAACATGCGTTAAACCTAGAAGAACTTATGACTGAAGCTGTTAAACGACTCCGTCCCGGAGGACTGTTTGTCAGTTTGGTTACTAATTTTGACAGCATTCCTGGCAGGTGGATGCAGCAGGATGACATTCCGAGACATGTGAATCTATTTACCCCCAAAAGCTTATCGCTGTTGCTGGAGCAGCATGGCTTGGAACCTATAAGCTGGGACTACGGAAATAGCATTTACTCCGGTTCACATCGAGGGATGCTTGTCTTTCTTGTCAAAAGGCTTTTGGGAGAGTCTATGGATTCCATAGTAGCGCAGCACAGACAGCCAGGCAGGCGAAAAGAATTTTGCGACATGCTCCACGGAAAACCATCGAGATTAATATATTATCTAAGCAGATTAGAC